A window of the Brassica napus cultivar Da-Ae chromosome C5, Da-Ae, whole genome shotgun sequence genome harbors these coding sequences:
- the LOC106453049 gene encoding uncharacterized protein LOC106453049 isoform X2 has product MDTKSSEESSIETEPMETSTGVDQEDSGEEEVDGDEEEEEGSDLYWEKDSFDGREYHPSDDSEYSDEDLQERARYYNRTVIETKGFFESSGKLPFYTWSGIVVASHRDLETKMYGGITGREFVGNMACECVEKHNRRNNKNVKFEHLLRANFDPGAKTKYYITFAARESDSPDAPPVEYQAKVVWSAGITYPIFCRPAPPSPKH; this is encoded by the exons ATGGATACAAAATCAAGCGAGGAATCGTCGATCGAGACGGAGCCAATGGAAACTTCCACCGGCGTTGAC CAGGAGGATTCCGGCGAAGAGGAAGTCGACGgagatgaggaggaggaggaaggtaGTGATCTCTATTGGGAGAAGGATAGTTTCGATGGGCGGGAATATCATCCCTCTGACGACAGCGAGTACTCAGACGAGGATCTACAGGAAAGAGCACGTTATTACAATCGCACGGTCATCGAAACCAAG ggtttCTTTGAGTCATCGGGTAAACTCCCCTTTTACACTTGGTCTGGAATTGTTGTAGCCTCGCATCGGGATCTTGAAACGAAAATGTATGGAGGTATCACGGGTCGGGAGTTCGTCGGGAACATGGCATGTGAATGTGTTGAAAAACACAACCGAAGAAACAATAAGAATGTGAAATTCGAGCATTTATTGAGGGCTAATTTCGACCCAGGAGCCAAGACTAAGTACTACATCACCTTTGCTGCAAGAGAATCTGACTCTCCTGATGCGCCTCCCGTGGAGTATCAGGCTAAGGTGGTTTGGTCTGCAGGCATTACTTATCCCATCTTTTGCAGACCCGCTCCACCATCACCTAAACACTAA
- the LOC106453049 gene encoding uncharacterized protein LOC106453049 isoform X1, with protein sequence MDTKSSEESSIETEPMETSTGVDTSLLGKRKLEETDDQEDSGEEEVDGDEEEEEGSDLYWEKDSFDGREYHPSDDSEYSDEDLQERARYYNRTVIETKGFFESSGKLPFYTWSGIVVASHRDLETKMYGGITGREFVGNMACECVEKHNRRNNKNVKFEHLLRANFDPGAKTKYYITFAARESDSPDAPPVEYQAKVVWSAGITYPIFCRPAPPSPKH encoded by the exons ATGGATACAAAATCAAGCGAGGAATCGTCGATCGAGACGGAGCCAATGGAAACTTCCACCGGCGTTGACACGTCCTTGCTAGGGAAGCGCAAGTTGGAGGAAACAGACGATCAGGAGGATTCCGGCGAAGAGGAAGTCGACGgagatgaggaggaggaggaaggtaGTGATCTCTATTGGGAGAAGGATAGTTTCGATGGGCGGGAATATCATCCCTCTGACGACAGCGAGTACTCAGACGAGGATCTACAGGAAAGAGCACGTTATTACAATCGCACGGTCATCGAAACCAAG ggtttCTTTGAGTCATCGGGTAAACTCCCCTTTTACACTTGGTCTGGAATTGTTGTAGCCTCGCATCGGGATCTTGAAACGAAAATGTATGGAGGTATCACGGGTCGGGAGTTCGTCGGGAACATGGCATGTGAATGTGTTGAAAAACACAACCGAAGAAACAATAAGAATGTGAAATTCGAGCATTTATTGAGGGCTAATTTCGACCCAGGAGCCAAGACTAAGTACTACATCACCTTTGCTGCAAGAGAATCTGACTCTCCTGATGCGCCTCCCGTGGAGTATCAGGCTAAGGTGGTTTGGTCTGCAGGCATTACTTATCCCATCTTTTGCAGACCCGCTCCACCATCACCTAAACACTAA
- the LOC111206552 gene encoding uncharacterized protein LOC111206552: MSNKMYKGSLGGKPGRKNQNAQAKQHADELKKAEGSSSKIITEPMYRKVFHDIRKDWSLGTGQIIGPVMNQGLKDICWAVCFSRLSQANHNIDNPNNPLEFSYNDLINQVKPKKKEELALSNLKKAFRLIKDPGMLKVSTTRHGAMDGGDKGQRIKFDFDLYEDVDAAYIQQLLDDSYPVALRLQLDFQFSSNKGEIYYLPRKEIITPSSRLHSIILMG; the protein is encoded by the exons ATGTCGAACAAGATGTACAAAGGTTCTCTTGGAGGTAAACCCGGCAGAAAAAATCAGAATGCCCAAGCTAAACAACACGCTGATGAACTAAAAAAGGCTGAAGGATCATCTTCCAAGATAATCACAGAACCAATGTACAGAAAG GTGTTCCATGACATAAGGAAAGATTGGAGCTTAGGAACTGGACAGATTATTGGACCCGTAATGAACCAAGGTTTAAAAG ATATATGTTGGGCTGTCTGTTTTTCTCGCCTTTCACAGGCTAATCACAACATAGACAATCCCAATAATCCACTTGAGTTCTCTTACAATGATTTGATCAATCAAGTGAAGCCtaagaagaaagaagagttAGCACTGTCCAATCTCAAAAAAGCTTTTAGGCTTATTAAAGACCCTGGAATGTTGAAAGTGTCAACAACAAGACATGGAGCAATG GATGGAGGAGATAAAGGGCAGCGTATTAAATTTGACTTTGATCTTTACGAAGATGTTGATGCTGCGTACATTCAACAGTTGTTGGATGACTCCTATCCTGTTGCACTGAGGTTACAGTTGGATTTTCAATTTTCATCAAATAAGGGGGAG ATCTACTATTTGCCAAGGAAGGAGATCATTACCCCGAGCAGTCGACTACACAGCATTATTCTTATGGGTTAA